The genomic region ACGACGGTGAGAAACTACCCCCACCCCGCGCTGATGCCGCCGTCCACCGTATAGATCACACCCGACGTATAGCCGGCGCGATCCGAGGCGAGGAACGCCATGAGGTCGCCGATCTCGCGCGCATGCGCGGGACGGCCGAGCGGCAGGCTCTTCTGGAATTCCTTGTAGCGGCTCTCGTCGCCGAACTGGTGCTTGGCCCGCGTCTTCAGGAGCGTGACGTGACGGTCGGTGCCGACGGGACCGGGATTGATGCCGACCACGCGGATGTTGTCGGCGAGGCTCTTGCCGCCGAGCGCCCGTGTGAACGCCATCAGCGCGGCATTTCCGGCGCTGCCGCAGATGTAGTTGGCATCGAATTTTTCGCCGGCCGCGCCGATGTCGTTGACGATGACGCCGCCGCCCCTGGCCTTCATCTGCGCGTAGATGTACCGCGTCAGGTTGATATAGCCGAACACCTTCAATTCCCAGGCGTGCCGCCAGGCCGCCTCGTCGATCTTGTCGATCGAGCCACCGGGGATGTCGCCCGCATTGTTGACGAGCACGTCGATGTCTGCGGCTTCTTTCGCCAACCGGGCCACGTCGTCCTCCTTGCGCAGATCGACGATGCTCGTTGCGGCGTCGATCTGATGCGCGGCGCGCAAGCGGTCGGCCAGCGCCTTGAGCTGATCGCCGCTACGCGCCGCGAGGAGGAGGTGCGCGCCTTCCTCGGCGAAGGCCTCGGCGGCGGCTGCGCCAATGCCCTTGGACGCGCCGGTGATCAGGACGCGCTTGCCGCGCAGATGCAGATCCATGGGGGGTACTCGTTCGTGGGAACAGGACCAAATCAGTAGGCGCTCGCCCGCGCCATGGTCAACATTGCAGTGCAGCGTTGCACTGCCGCCGCGTTTGGTCCATTGCAGTGCAGTCAGAAGGCGGCGACTGCCGGACCAACCAAGGACGTTCTCGATGAGCAAGAAACAATACCGGATCGCGGTCATTCCCGGCGACGGCATCGGCAAGGAGGTGATGCCGGAGGGCCTGCGCGTTTTGGAGGCGGCGGCGAAGAAGCACAACGTCTCGCTGCATTTCGACCATTTCGACTTCTCGTCTTACGACTATTACGAGAAGCACGGCCAGATGATGCCCGACGACTGGAAGGAGAAGATCGGCAAGCACGATGCGATCTATTTCGGTGCGGTCGGCTGGCCGGCCAAGATCCCGGACCACGTTTCGCTGTGGGGCTCACTGATCAAGTTCCGCCGCGAGTTCGACCAGTACGTGAACCTGCGCCCGGTGCGGCTGATGCCCGGCGTGCCGTCGCCGCTGGCGGGGCGCAAGCCCGGCGATATCGATTTCTGGGTGGTGCGCGAGAACACCGAAGGCGAATATTCCTCAGTCGGCGGCCGCATGTTCCCGGACACCGACCGCGAATTCGTGACGCAGCAGACGGTGATGACCCGCACCGGCGTCGACCGCATCCTGAAATTCGCCTTCGAGCTCGCGCAGTCGCGGCCGAAGAAGCACCTGACCTCGGCGACCAAGTCCAACGGCATCTCGATCACCATGCCGTATTGGGACGAGCGCGTGGAGGCGATGGCTAAGAACTATCCAAGCGTGAAGTGGGATAAGTACCACATCGACATTCTCACCGCGAACTTCGTGCTGCATCCGGACTGGTTCGACGTCGTGGTCGGCTCCAACCTGTTCGGCGACATCCTCTCCGACCTCGGCCCGGCCTGCACTGGCACGATCGGCATCGCTCCGTCCGGCAACATCAACCCCGAGGGTGATTTCCCCTCGGTGTTCGAGCCGGTGCACGGCTCGGCGCCCGACATCGCAGGCCAGGGCATCGCCAACCCGATCGGCATGATCTGGTCCGGCGCGATGATGTTCGAGCATCTCGGCGAGAAGGAAGCCGGCAAGTCGATCGTCGAGGCGATCGAGCGCACGCTCGCCGAACGGACGCTGCGCACGAAGGATCTCGGCGGCAATGCCGACACGACGGCGTGCGGCAAGGCGGTCGCGGATATGGTGGATTGAGGCGGGGCACCCTGCGTACGGTGGGTTAGCCCTGCGGCCGCGCGAAGCGTGGTCCGCTGGGCGTAACCCGCCACTGTTCGTATCCGCAGAGACAGAAGTGGTGGGTTACGCCAAGCAGATGCGCTTCGCGCATCCGCTCGGCTAACCCACTCTAACGATTACACATACGACTTCCGCGCCGGATCGAAGATCGGCGGGTAGTCGTTCTCGTCGAGCAGATCGAGAAACGGATCGAGCCCCCTCGACTTGATCAGCCCGAGCTCCTGATGCGAGATCAGGTTTACAGTCAAGATCTCCACCGGATCGCCCGCAATCTCCAGCGCCTCGGCGATCTCCTTGTCGGGGCCGATGATCGGTGTGAGAAACAGGAACGTCTGGAAGTCCGTTCCTGCAACCGGCGGCCACGGAAG from Bradyrhizobium sp. CB1015 harbors:
- a CDS encoding tartrate dehydrogenase, translating into MSKKQYRIAVIPGDGIGKEVMPEGLRVLEAAAKKHNVSLHFDHFDFSSYDYYEKHGQMMPDDWKEKIGKHDAIYFGAVGWPAKIPDHVSLWGSLIKFRREFDQYVNLRPVRLMPGVPSPLAGRKPGDIDFWVVRENTEGEYSSVGGRMFPDTDREFVTQQTVMTRTGVDRILKFAFELAQSRPKKHLTSATKSNGISITMPYWDERVEAMAKNYPSVKWDKYHIDILTANFVLHPDWFDVVVGSNLFGDILSDLGPACTGTIGIAPSGNINPEGDFPSVFEPVHGSAPDIAGQGIANPIGMIWSGAMMFEHLGEKEAGKSIVEAIERTLAERTLRTKDLGGNADTTACGKAVADMVD
- a CDS encoding SDR family oxidoreductase, yielding MDLHLRGKRVLITGASKGIGAAAAEAFAEEGAHLLLAARSGDQLKALADRLRAAHQIDAATSIVDLRKEDDVARLAKEAADIDVLVNNAGDIPGGSIDKIDEAAWRHAWELKVFGYINLTRYIYAQMKARGGGVIVNDIGAAGEKFDANYICGSAGNAALMAFTRALGGKSLADNIRVVGINPGPVGTDRHVTLLKTRAKHQFGDESRYKEFQKSLPLGRPAHAREIGDLMAFLASDRAGYTSGVIYTVDGGISAGWG